The genomic window TTTCATTTATTTGCTGCTGAAAACGAATAAGCATGGGTTCTAAAATTGCATCAGCATACAAAATTGGAAATTTACCTTTTAAAGAAACAGCTAATTGTTTTGCCTCTTTTTTTATTATTTCATTGTCTTTATTCAAACTTGCAACTGTTTCTTTTATTTCCTTCTCAAAATCAATTTCTATTAATCCATAATGATTCAAAAGTAATAACAAAGAAGTGACAGAATAAGGCAAATGCGCTCTAGGACAAGCTGCTAGAGATTTCAAAGGAACTAAATCAAATCCTTTTTGATTAGCTATTTTTTCCACGTTACCACCCGAAGTAAGACAGGCAATATATGCTCCTTTTCGCTGCGCTTCCTCTAAAGAGGCTAGTGTTTCTTCAGTATTTCCAGAAAAAGAAGAAGCAATAAGAAGTGTGTTTTCGTCGATATAACTTGGTAAATTATATGTTTTACAAACTTGACAAGGTATTTTTAATAAAATACGAGTAATTGTTTGTACTAG from Candidatus Gracilibacteria bacterium includes these protein-coding regions:
- a CDS encoding bifunctional phosphoglucose/phosphomannose isomerase, which gives rise to MMNELISSFSQQLEDAYSGFQKLSLSSFEKSDRKIANIVVVGLGGSGIGGNLVQTITRILLKIPCQVCKTYNLPSYIDENTLLIASSFSGNTEETLASLEEAQRKGAYIACLTSGGNVEKIANQKGFDLVPLKSLAACPRAHLPYSVTSLLLLLNHYGLIEIDFEKEIKETVASLNKDNEIIKKEAKQLAVSLKGKFPILYADAILEPMLIRFQQQINENAKQLCHVAVFPEMNHNELVGWHMPKEILSKTHILLFHSDYDHERVSKRMEICETIFNKHTAAITHIFAKGNSFLEQVFYLIYLTDWVSYYLAEENGVDPFPVEVINYLKSSLQEL